In the genome of bacterium, one region contains:
- the ispG gene encoding flavodoxin-dependent (E)-4-hydroxy-3-methylbut-2-enyl-diphosphate synthase, with protein MEKIPHKITNHPIKRRKTRPIKVGNIIIGGDALISVQSMTKTDTRDIGATVSQIRSLEKTGCEIIRVAVPDIKAAKCLGKIKKQINIPLVADIHFDYKLALEAIKQGVDKLRLNPGNISSQKHLSLIISAAAEKDIAIRIGVNAGSIKKNPKSEIRNPKLMVDECVKYLKIFEKHKFYNIIISLKSSDVLSTVEAYRQMAGKCDYPFHLGITEAGPLPEGLIKSSVGLGILLSEGIGDTIRVSLTAPPEEEVKAGFQILQSIKLREYGPEIISCPTCGRCKIDVIKIVTKLKKQLSSISSTLSPIKIAVMGCEVNGPGEAKEADIGIAGGKTSGILFCKGKIVKRVKKEKLVQELISGIRKLL; from the coding sequence ATGGAAAAAATACCTCACAAAATAACCAATCATCCTATCAAACGCCGTAAAACCAGACCTATTAAAGTTGGAAACATTATAATAGGCGGAGATGCGCTGATATCTGTACAGTCTATGACAAAAACAGATACCAGAGATATTGGTGCTACAGTTTCTCAAATAAGAAGTCTGGAGAAAACAGGTTGCGAAATTATAAGAGTGGCAGTTCCTGATATCAAAGCAGCAAAATGCTTGGGAAAAATAAAAAAACAGATTAATATCCCTCTTGTTGCAGATATACATTTTGACTACAAACTTGCATTGGAAGCAATAAAACAGGGTGTTGATAAATTAAGACTTAACCCGGGAAATATTTCCAGTCAAAAGCATCTTAGTCTGATCATCTCCGCAGCAGCAGAAAAAGACATAGCAATCCGGATAGGGGTGAATGCAGGCTCAATAAAGAAAAATCCGAAATCCGAAATCCGAAATCCGAAATTAATGGTGGATGAATGTGTTAAATATCTAAAGATTTTTGAAAAGCATAAATTTTACAACATTATCATATCCCTTAAATCTTCAGACGTACTCTCTACTGTAGAAGCTTACAGGCAAATGGCAGGTAAATGCGACTATCCGTTTCATCTTGGTATTACAGAGGCAGGTCCATTGCCTGAAGGGCTTATTAAATCCTCTGTTGGCCTGGGCATACTCCTCTCAGAAGGCATTGGAGATACCATCAGAGTCTCACTTACTGCGCCTCCTGAAGAAGAAGTAAAAGCAGGTTTTCAGATATTACAATCTATCAAACTCAGAGAATACGGCCCGGAAATCATCTCCTGTCCTACTTGTGGCAGATGCAAAATTGATGTTATAAAAATTGTAACTAAACTAAAAAAACAACTTAGTTCTATCAGTTCAACATTGTCACCCATAAAAATTGCTGTCATGGGTTGCGAGGTAAATGGGCCAGGTGAAGCCAAAGAAGCAGATATTGGAATTGCAGGAGGAAAAACCTCAGGGATTCTATTCTGCAAGGGCAAAATAGTTAAAAGAGTCAAAAAAGAAAAACTTGTTCAGGAACTGATAAGCGGAATCAGGAAATTATTGTAA